The Chthoniobacterales bacterium genomic interval AGCGTCCCCATGCCCATCACCGCGGTCGGCACCGGCGGCGCATCGAGCAGGGAAAGCAACGACGCCAGCTCTCCCGGCGTGCGCGGGGTCACCGCGGCTTTGAATCCATCCGCTCCCGCGGTCGCCGCCCGCCGTTGCATGGCGCGCAAGGCGGCAGCCTTCGGCTGTCCGTGAAAATCATGAAACGACAGGATCACCTTCCGCCCGGCGGCCTGCGCAGTCGCGATCACGTCGGCAAGTTCCCGGTGAGAGGAGAGTTCGATGTCGAGCGCGGCAACATGGTCCAGCACCGCGAGGTAGCGGGAGGCGCGCTCCCGGGCGTTCAGGTCATTGTGGCCGCCCTCGTCCGGCCGGCGGGCCGTGGCCAGAATCGGAACTCGGAAGCCTCGCAAATCCGGCGCGATCTCGAAGGCATCCAGCCGCACCTCCAGGATGTCGATCACCCCGGCCGGCAGCGCGCGCGCGCGCTCGAGCGCATCGGCGGATTCCGCGACGCCCACGACATTCGCGCGATCGAGGCGCAGGGGGCTTTTTCTTTGACGGGTCATCGCTGGTGAATTTACGTAAACCGCCCCGCCGGACTCTCCGACGGGGCCGCCGTTATATGTTAGCCCGAAAGCAGGAAATCAACCTTCAACTCAACGAGGTCGCCGATGCCG includes:
- a CDS encoding type I 3-dehydroquinate dehydratase translates to MTRQRKSPLRLDRANVVGVAESADALERARALPAGVIDILEVRLDAFEIAPDLRGFRVPILATARRPDEGGHNDLNARERASRYLAVLDHVAALDIELSSHRELADVIATAQAAGRKVILSFHDFHGQPKAAALRAMQRRAATAGADGFKAAVTPRTPGELASLLSLLDAPPVPTAVMGMGTLGKISRLTAASCGSILNYGWIERPNVKGQWAAVDLRARLEELRTA